One Calditerricola satsumensis genomic window carries:
- a CDS encoding biotin--[acetyl-CoA-carboxylase] ligase, with protein sequence MINEELIRHLKAARGQFVSGEELSRLLGVSRTAIWKHIEELRQAGYRVEAVRRAGYRLVAAPDRLYPVELQDGLATKRFGREAVYFDAIASTQNEAHRRAEAGAPEGLVVIADVQTGGRGRLGRSWHSPPETGIWMSLVLRPDVPLPRVPQLTLVAAVSLADTLAACTGLSVGIKWPNDLLAGGRKVCGILTELAAEADRVHYVILGIGLNVNQTEEDFPPELRARAGSLAMAAGRSFSRVALAQRMLEGLEADYDDYLQKGFAPFKRRWEARAVSLGQRVVARTPGGDFVGIARGIDDDGALLLEQANGALRKIYSADLDL encoded by the coding sequence ATGATCAACGAGGAGCTGATCCGGCATCTGAAGGCGGCGCGCGGCCAGTTTGTGTCCGGCGAGGAGCTAAGCCGCCTGCTCGGCGTTTCGCGCACGGCCATCTGGAAGCACATCGAAGAGCTCCGCCAGGCGGGCTACCGCGTCGAGGCGGTGCGCAGAGCCGGGTACCGCCTCGTCGCGGCGCCCGATCGCCTGTATCCGGTGGAGCTGCAGGACGGGCTGGCCACCAAGCGCTTTGGACGGGAAGCGGTCTATTTCGACGCCATCGCCTCGACGCAGAACGAGGCCCATCGCCGCGCCGAAGCGGGGGCACCGGAAGGGCTGGTCGTCATCGCCGACGTGCAGACGGGCGGGCGGGGTCGGCTTGGGCGCTCGTGGCATTCCCCGCCGGAGACGGGGATCTGGATGAGCCTGGTGTTGCGCCCGGACGTGCCGCTTCCGCGCGTCCCGCAACTGACGCTGGTGGCCGCCGTGTCCCTGGCCGACACCCTCGCCGCATGCACCGGGCTTTCCGTCGGCATCAAGTGGCCCAACGACCTCCTCGCAGGCGGCCGCAAGGTGTGCGGCATCCTGACCGAATTGGCCGCCGAGGCCGACCGCGTCCATTACGTCATCCTGGGCATCGGCCTCAACGTCAACCAGACGGAGGAAGACTTCCCGCCGGAACTGCGCGCGCGAGCCGGTTCCCTGGCCATGGCCGCGGGGCGGTCGTTTTCGCGCGTCGCCCTGGCCCAGCGCATGCTCGAAGGGCTGGAAGCCGACTACGACGATTACCTGCAAAAGGGCTTTGCCCCCTTCAAGCGCCGCTGGGAGGCGCGGGCTGTCTCCCTTGGCCAGCGTGTTGTCGCCCGCACGCCCGGGGGCGATTTCGTCGGCATCGCCCGGGGGATCGACGACGACGGCGCGCTGCTGTTGGAACAGGCCAACGGAGCCCTTCGCAAAATCTATTCTGCGGACCTCGACCTCTAG
- a CDS encoding CCA tRNA nucleotidyltransferase, with the protein MAMREDLEAAGRRVLERLEEAGYVAYFVGGYVRDRLLGRPIHDIDIATSARPETVMALFPDSLPTGIRHGTVTVRMGDHAFEVTTFRVERGYSDARHPDEVVFVDRIEEDLARRDFTVNAMALDRRGRLVDPFGGREDLAARRIRCVGDPMRRFSEDGLRLVRAVRFAVQLDFAIEPRTWEALQACRETLSPVAHERIADELDKIMASPNPGRGFALLFESRLFAADDLAPYLAPPAWPDLAALAVPEGRETRWALLALLLGWTEHQAEAFARALRFSRERLDAITTLVGLARQGCPGEGEARQWRELLLAHGLAHGLALADLCAARKAAGGPDALTQGRAAAARLRERVRAIYAAMPVHNLKELAVNGRDLVKAVGRPPGPWVGRLLNELLVRVAHGELPNDKDRLLAYARERGDGT; encoded by the coding sequence ATGGCCATGCGAGAGGATTTGGAAGCGGCCGGCCGCCGCGTGCTGGAACGGCTGGAGGAAGCCGGTTACGTGGCATACTTTGTCGGCGGGTACGTGCGCGACCGCCTGCTCGGCCGCCCCATTCACGACATCGACATCGCCACCAGCGCCCGGCCGGAAACGGTGATGGCGCTCTTTCCGGACAGCCTCCCCACCGGCATTCGCCACGGCACGGTAACGGTTCGCATGGGCGACCATGCCTTTGAAGTGACCACCTTTCGTGTCGAACGAGGGTACAGCGACGCCCGCCACCCCGACGAAGTCGTTTTCGTCGACCGCATCGAGGAGGACCTGGCCCGGCGCGACTTCACCGTCAACGCCATGGCCCTCGATCGGCGCGGGCGGCTGGTCGACCCCTTTGGCGGCCGGGAGGACCTGGCGGCGCGGCGCATTCGCTGCGTCGGCGACCCGATGCGGCGCTTCTCCGAGGATGGCTTGCGTCTCGTGCGTGCCGTCCGCTTTGCCGTGCAGCTCGATTTCGCCATCGAGCCGCGCACGTGGGAGGCGCTTCAGGCGTGCCGCGAAACCTTGAGCCCGGTGGCCCACGAGCGCATCGCCGACGAACTCGACAAGATCATGGCCAGCCCGAATCCCGGCCGCGGGTTTGCCCTGTTGTTCGAAAGCCGGCTGTTTGCCGCCGACGACCTGGCCCCGTACCTGGCCCCGCCGGCATGGCCCGATCTGGCGGCGCTGGCGGTGCCCGAGGGGCGTGAGACGCGGTGGGCCCTGCTGGCGCTTTTGCTGGGCTGGACGGAACACCAGGCGGAAGCCTTTGCCCGCGCCCTGCGCTTTTCGCGGGAGCGGCTGGACGCGATCACGACCCTCGTGGGCCTCGCGCGGCAGGGGTGCCCCGGCGAAGGCGAGGCGCGCCAATGGCGGGAACTCCTGCTCGCGCACGGCCTGGCGCATGGTCTGGCGCTGGCCGACCTCTGCGCGGCGCGAAAGGCAGCAGGGGGGCCGGATGCCCTGACGCAGGGAAGGGCGGCCGCCGCGCGCCTTCGCGAGCGGGTCCGCGCGATTTATGCCGCCATGCCCGTCCACAATCTCAAGGAGCTGGCCGTGAACGGGCGCGATCTCGTCAAGGCCGTCGGGCGACCGCCGGGGCCGTGGGTGGGCCGGCTGCTCAATGAGCTGCTCGTGCGTGTGGCCCACGGCGAGCTGCCCAACGACAAGGACCGTTTGCTGGCGTACGCGAGGGAAAGAGGCGACGGAACATGA
- the panB gene encoding 3-methyl-2-oxobutanoate hydroxymethyltransferase, which yields MNTVTVSTLKALKQEKRPIVMVTAYDYPTAKLVDEAGVDVILVGDSLGMVVLGYDSTIPVTLEDMVHHTRAVARGAKRALIVADMPFLTYHGTREETLKNAGRLIQEGHAHAVKMEGGEEILPAVRACVQAGIPVMGHLGLTPQAVHQLGGYKVQGKDLASARKIVEDAKRLEEAGAFAIVLECVPEALARLVTETVSVPTIGIGAGAACDGQVLVFHDLVGFASDLKPKFVKQYADIGRDIRAAVARYAEEVRARRFPGPEHTFSMADGVVERLYGEMVR from the coding sequence ATGAACACGGTCACCGTCAGCACGCTGAAAGCGCTGAAGCAGGAGAAGCGGCCGATCGTCATGGTGACGGCCTACGATTACCCGACGGCCAAGCTCGTCGACGAGGCCGGCGTGGACGTGATCCTGGTCGGCGACTCGCTGGGCATGGTCGTGTTGGGCTACGACTCGACCATCCCCGTCACGCTGGAGGACATGGTCCACCACACGCGCGCCGTGGCGCGGGGCGCCAAGCGGGCGCTGATCGTCGCCGACATGCCGTTTCTGACCTATCACGGCACGCGCGAGGAGACGCTGAAGAACGCCGGCCGCCTGATTCAGGAGGGCCACGCCCACGCGGTCAAAATGGAGGGCGGGGAGGAGATCCTGCCCGCCGTGCGCGCCTGTGTACAGGCCGGCATTCCCGTGATGGGCCACCTGGGCCTCACCCCGCAGGCCGTGCACCAGCTCGGCGGGTACAAGGTGCAGGGCAAAGACCTCGCCTCGGCGCGCAAGATCGTCGAGGACGCCAAGCGGCTGGAGGAGGCCGGCGCCTTCGCCATCGTCCTCGAGTGCGTACCCGAGGCCCTGGCGCGGCTGGTCACGGAAACGGTTTCGGTGCCGACGATCGGCATCGGCGCCGGGGCGGCCTGCGACGGGCAGGTGCTGGTGTTCCATGATCTGGTTGGTTTTGCCAGCGACCTGAAGCCGAAATTCGTCAAGCAGTACGCCGACATCGGCCGCGACATCCGCGCCGCGGTGGCGCGCTACGCCGAAGAGGTGCGCGCGCGGCGCTTTCCCGGGCCGGAGCACACCTTCTCCATGGCCGACGGCGTGGTAGAGCGCCTGTACGGGGAGATGGTGCGATGA